In the genome of Nocardia sp. NBC_00416, one region contains:
- a CDS encoding SDR family oxidoreductase yields MSTRVLVTGATGFIAGHVIVELLDHGYAVRGTVRDLADSGKRAHLVEYAARVGGDLDFVAADLNRDAGWAAAVAGCTQVLHVASPFPATPPDDESELIRTAVDGTLRVLTACADSPAVRRVVLTSSTAAIAHGHHDDAVRTEADWTVIERSPAYQRSKTLAERAAWEFADALPVARELDLVVVNPGMVLGPLLSPETSTSHEPVRRLLAGAVPGLPRVGWSVVDVRDLAVAHRLAMENPRAAGNRYICAGEHVWMRDMAELLAAEFGPRGFRIATRGLPDRLVRLVAVFDRGLRLTVPALGRVERVSADRARRELGWTMRPVRETVRDTADSLLRQRIVAPPRRASAPGGRAVSAAEA; encoded by the coding sequence ATGAGCACACGAGTACTCGTTACCGGCGCGACGGGATTCATTGCCGGACATGTCATCGTCGAACTGCTCGATCACGGCTATGCCGTACGCGGTACGGTGCGCGACCTCGCCGATTCCGGGAAACGGGCGCATCTGGTCGAGTACGCGGCCCGCGTGGGCGGCGACCTCGATTTCGTGGCGGCCGACCTGAACCGCGACGCCGGCTGGGCGGCCGCGGTCGCCGGGTGCACGCAGGTGTTGCACGTCGCGTCCCCTTTCCCCGCGACGCCCCCGGACGACGAGAGCGAATTGATCCGGACCGCGGTGGACGGGACCCTGCGCGTGCTGACGGCATGTGCTGATTCACCCGCTGTGCGGCGGGTGGTGCTGACCTCTTCCACCGCGGCGATAGCGCACGGGCACCACGACGACGCGGTGCGCACCGAGGCGGACTGGACGGTGATCGAGCGCAGTCCCGCCTATCAGCGCAGTAAAACGCTGGCCGAACGAGCCGCGTGGGAATTCGCCGACGCCCTGCCCGTGGCACGGGAACTGGATCTGGTCGTGGTGAATCCGGGCATGGTGCTGGGTCCGCTGCTGTCGCCGGAGACGAGCACATCGCATGAACCGGTGCGACGTCTACTGGCCGGCGCCGTCCCCGGGCTGCCGCGGGTGGGCTGGTCGGTCGTGGATGTGCGGGATCTCGCGGTGGCGCACCGGTTGGCGATGGAGAATCCGCGCGCGGCCGGAAACCGCTACATCTGTGCCGGTGAACACGTCTGGATGCGGGATATGGCCGAGCTGCTGGCCGCGGAGTTCGGGCCGCGCGGGTTCCGTATCGCCACCCGGGGACTGCCCGATCGGCTGGTCCGGCTCGTAGCGGTCTTCGACCGTGGGCTGCGGCTGACGGTGCCGGCGCTGGGCCGAGTCGAACGCGTCAGTGCCGACCGGGCGCGCCGGGAGTTGGGGTGGACGATGCGGCCGGTTCGGGAGACTGTTCGCGATACGGCGGACAGTCTCCTCCGGCAGCGGATCGTTGCCCCGCCGCGCCGGGCGTCCGCGCCGGGCGGCCGCGCGGTGTCGGCCGCCGAAGCGTGA
- a CDS encoding TetR/AcrR family transcriptional regulator, with the protein MTRTTYHHGALRDALLAACLRLIETEGIGAVSLRRVAREAGVSSGAPYHHFADRAALLADLATQGFRLLTDQLTTARAAASSPTAALVALEQSYVRFAREQPGYFRLMFRPELSQPEKHPNTRIAGEAAFGVLADAVADCVAAGELSPERAEPTTVTLWALGHGLASLWLDGQLDKRGTIFGTTATELVDSVLDGIGGLLRADSGAPGRPGPG; encoded by the coding sequence GTGACCCGGACCACCTACCACCACGGCGCCCTCCGCGACGCCCTGCTGGCCGCCTGTCTGCGGCTCATCGAAACCGAGGGCATCGGCGCGGTGAGCCTGCGCCGGGTCGCCCGCGAGGCCGGGGTGAGCTCGGGCGCGCCGTACCACCATTTCGCCGATCGCGCCGCACTGCTGGCCGATCTCGCCACGCAGGGCTTCCGGCTGCTCACCGACCAGCTCACCACCGCACGGGCCGCGGCTTCGTCCCCTACCGCGGCGCTCGTGGCATTGGAACAGAGCTATGTCCGGTTCGCCAGGGAACAACCCGGCTACTTCCGGTTGATGTTCCGGCCCGAGTTGTCCCAGCCCGAGAAGCATCCGAACACCCGGATCGCCGGCGAAGCCGCGTTCGGCGTGCTGGCCGACGCGGTGGCCGACTGTGTCGCCGCGGGCGAATTGTCACCCGAGCGCGCCGAACCGACCACCGTCACTCTCTGGGCGCTCGGGCACGGCCTGGCCTCGCTGTGGCTGGACGGCCAGCTCGACAAGCGCGGCACGATATTCGGCACGACCGCGACCGAACTGGTCGATTCGGTCCTGGACGGCATAGGCGGTCTCCTGCGCGCCGATAGCGGAGCACCCGGCCGGCCGGGTCCCGGGTGA
- a CDS encoding TIGR03621 family F420-dependent LLM class oxidoreductase produces the protein MSSPKDFRFGVNMVVPQSRDEWVRKCRRAEDLGYDVIGVADHLGLAPPFPALVLAAENTERVRLNTFVLNAAFYNPVLLAREVAGTDRFVEGRLDLGLGAGYVKAEFETAGIDFGTGGRRVDRLEEAVRTLRTLLADPDYQPRPARPGGPPLLIGGWGDRMLTLAARYASTVAFTGAASTAAGALRLAGPAEIDERVAFVRAALGDRAPEVELNVLVQAVVPASKRAEFLDRYAAAVEPAVLDAVDDLPTVLLGGARDIAEHLRANRARFGFGYITVLEADLEAFAPVIAELR, from the coding sequence ATGAGTTCACCAAAGGATTTCCGGTTCGGCGTGAACATGGTGGTACCTCAGTCGCGCGACGAGTGGGTGCGAAAATGCCGGCGGGCCGAGGACCTCGGGTACGACGTCATCGGCGTCGCCGATCATCTCGGCCTGGCGCCGCCGTTCCCGGCCCTGGTCCTGGCGGCCGAGAACACCGAGCGAGTCCGGCTGAACACGTTCGTGCTCAACGCGGCGTTCTACAACCCGGTGCTGCTGGCGCGTGAGGTGGCGGGCACGGACCGATTCGTGGAAGGACGGCTCGATCTGGGTCTGGGCGCCGGCTATGTGAAGGCGGAGTTCGAGACGGCGGGTATCGACTTCGGTACGGGCGGCCGGCGGGTCGATCGCCTGGAAGAGGCGGTGCGCACCCTGCGTACTCTGCTGGCCGATCCGGACTACCAACCGCGGCCCGCCCGCCCCGGCGGGCCGCCGTTGCTCATCGGCGGCTGGGGCGACCGGATGCTGACCCTGGCCGCGCGCTATGCGTCCACGGTGGCCTTCACCGGCGCCGCGTCCACCGCCGCCGGCGCTCTGCGGCTGGCCGGTCCGGCCGAGATCGACGAGCGGGTCGCCTTCGTGCGCGCCGCGCTCGGCGACCGGGCGCCGGAGGTGGAACTGAATGTCCTGGTGCAGGCGGTGGTCCCGGCATCGAAACGGGCGGAGTTCCTGGACAGATACGCTGCCGCGGTCGAGCCGGCGGTGCTGGACGCGGTCGATGATCTGCCCACTGTGCTGCTGGGCGGCGCGCGCGATATCGCCGAGCACCTGCGGGCCAATCGTGCCCGCTTCGGGTTCGGCTATATCACTGTGCTGGAAGCGGATCTGGAGGCATTCGCGCCGGTCATCGCCGAACTGCGGTGA
- a CDS encoding DUF779 domain-containing protein, whose translation MAYRSDRVAVTDRARNALRELIEQHGPILLYLPHREAGDPQPDWLPIRDFRAAEGDILFGRLAWHTELWMSEQIYTRFEREHLTVDVPADAGPAPTGEPNGSPQPEEAATFLLRTRRLSAAEAAALDGRKRGTRGTGA comes from the coding sequence ATGGCGTATCGCAGTGACCGGGTCGCGGTGACCGACCGGGCCCGCAACGCGCTCCGCGAGTTGATCGAACAGCACGGTCCGATCCTGCTGTACCTACCGCACCGCGAGGCCGGCGATCCGCAGCCGGACTGGCTGCCGATCCGCGATTTCCGCGCCGCCGAGGGCGATATCCTGTTCGGCCGCCTCGCCTGGCACACCGAACTGTGGATGAGCGAGCAGATCTACACCCGGTTCGAACGCGAGCATCTCACCGTAGATGTCCCCGCCGACGCCGGTCCGGCGCCGACCGGGGAACCGAACGGCAGTCCGCAGCCCGAGGAAGCCGCCACCTTCCTGCTCCGCACCCGCCGGCTCAGCGCCGCCGAGGCAGCGGCGCTCGACGGACGCAAACGGGGGACCCGCGGCACCGGCGCCTGA
- a CDS encoding succinic semialdehyde dehydrogenase yields the protein MPAPDTDVFDRLRALVAIDDAAARPYRAIAEVFTGAPLGSVPVGTAEDVSAAVTRARGAQAHWAARSVSERARVFHRFRSLIVAHRAALMDVIQAETGKARWAAQEEVMGLMFAARYFARVAPALLSDQRVAGAFPVLNRAFVAVRPKGVAAVIAPWNYPLVLSLGDAIPALLAGNAVILKPDSATPFSALAGAELLYRAGLPRDLLAVVTGPGPVVGEAMVDRCDYLMFTGSSATGRTLAQRCGARLIGFSAELGGKNAMIVTAGADIGRAAQAAVRACFSNAGQLCISIERIYVQRAVADEFTEKFVAAVAGAKLVAAYDNSMDIGSLISESQLRIVTEHVADAVAKGARVLTGGSPRPELGPLFFEPTVLTGVTDGMVCARGETFGPLVSIYPVETVSDAVAAANDTEYGLNASVWAGGIGAGERIARLLNTGTVCVNEGYAPAWGSTAAPMGGTGISGVGRRHGPDGLLKFTEPQSVVSTRFLNLDPPPLVPRELWQRALMTIARGIRFLPGR from the coding sequence ATGCCCGCCCCGGATACCGATGTTTTCGACCGATTGCGCGCCCTGGTCGCGATCGACGACGCGGCCGCTCGTCCGTACCGCGCGATCGCCGAGGTCTTCACCGGTGCGCCCTTGGGTTCGGTGCCGGTGGGCACCGCCGAGGATGTCTCCGCGGCCGTCACGCGTGCCCGCGGGGCCCAGGCGCATTGGGCGGCGCGATCCGTGAGTGAGCGCGCCCGGGTGTTCCACCGCTTCCGGTCGTTGATCGTGGCGCACCGTGCGGCGCTGATGGACGTGATCCAGGCCGAAACCGGTAAGGCGCGCTGGGCGGCCCAGGAAGAAGTGATGGGGCTGATGTTCGCCGCGCGTTATTTCGCGCGCGTCGCGCCCGCGCTCTTGAGCGATCAGCGGGTCGCGGGTGCCTTCCCGGTGCTCAACCGGGCGTTCGTCGCGGTTCGGCCCAAGGGCGTCGCGGCGGTGATCGCACCGTGGAATTACCCGCTGGTGCTATCGCTGGGCGACGCGATTCCGGCGCTGCTGGCAGGCAACGCGGTGATCCTCAAACCGGACAGTGCGACCCCGTTCTCCGCGCTGGCCGGCGCCGAACTGCTCTATCGGGCCGGGCTGCCGCGCGATCTGCTGGCCGTCGTGACCGGGCCCGGGCCGGTCGTGGGCGAAGCGATGGTGGACCGCTGCGACTATCTGATGTTCACCGGTTCGTCGGCCACCGGGCGCACCTTGGCCCAGCGGTGCGGCGCTCGCCTGATCGGTTTCTCCGCCGAACTGGGCGGCAAGAATGCGATGATCGTCACCGCGGGCGCGGATATCGGCCGCGCGGCGCAGGCGGCTGTGCGGGCTTGTTTCTCCAACGCCGGCCAGTTGTGCATCTCCATCGAACGGATCTATGTGCAGCGCGCGGTGGCCGACGAGTTCACCGAGAAGTTCGTCGCGGCGGTGGCAGGGGCGAAACTCGTTGCCGCTTATGACAACTCGATGGATATCGGCTCGCTCATCTCGGAATCGCAGCTGCGTATCGTCACCGAGCACGTGGCCGACGCCGTCGCCAAGGGGGCTCGCGTGCTCACCGGCGGCTCGCCGCGGCCCGAGCTCGGGCCCCTGTTCTTCGAACCGACGGTGCTCACCGGAGTCACCGACGGGATGGTCTGTGCTCGCGGCGAGACTTTCGGTCCGCTGGTCTCGATCTATCCCGTCGAGACCGTGTCCGACGCCGTGGCGGCCGCCAACGACACGGAATACGGATTGAACGCGAGCGTGTGGGCGGGCGGTATCGGTGCAGGCGAACGGATCGCGCGCCTCCTGAACACCGGCACTGTGTGTGTGAACGAGGGTTACGCCCCGGCCTGGGGCAGTACCGCCGCGCCGATGGGCGGGACAGGTATCTCCGGAGTGGGACGGCGGCACGGCCCGGACGGACTACTGAAGTTCACCGAACCCCAGTCCGTGGTGTCGACCCGGTTCCTGAATCTGGACCCGCCGCCACTGGTCCCCCGGGAGCTGTGGCAGCGGGCGCTGATGACGATCGCCCGGGGAATTCGATTCCTGCCCGGGCGTTGA
- a CDS encoding sensor histidine kinase, with amino-acid sequence MFRARLGVRARILAIALIPSLTLLVAGVGATGYLIDQGQHNRQVTEALRDVSGPTRDVYEVVQNERRLTLAHLAGDPGAADALAAVRPNTEQALRDLVTGAQRIRELQPAEITDDVGSFTTLTQQLGNIRAAVDKRAVPTADAYTFYVRVLDAFNTGAQLSYTFEQNPAAVAQLNLVSRIMHALESASRSHALAGAALRTGNPVALPDEYIQQTGFYHTETALLTTQLTPEIGDRMRALVESPEWRLLSRTESTLIARSIPGAEAAAGLPPAQLAAWQAAADHVNQEMLNIWDDQNQLMQDLSLDAAARTTYRSLLLGLAVLVFSAAAFGISLVLANRFIHRLVRLRDHTLALADERLPDMLDRLRAGEDIDESEAAAKLDFGNDELGAVATAFEHAHAVAVTAAITEARTQEGVKAIFLNIAHRSQVVVHKQLEILDDAERREEDPAMLDLLFKLDHLATRERRNAENLTILGGGKPGRQWRAPVPLVDLVRSAVGETQDYTRVRLARLPELRIAGNAVGDVIHLLAELVDNATSFSPPQSRVQVTGSVIGKGVAVEITDQGMGIPEDTRDRLNDLLDNPPNFEVASLQKDSRLGIFVVAQLAGRHGVSVRLWESEYGGVRAVVIVPAALLTDPAEETTPLTGLPRPAQPGPEVPPEASTDPDPAGSTLATLLADRPGTPEPAATAAPADTAPDTVPVARPEAEEAAGEPALLPDGRPALPRRSRQAKVAPRPEVSDAPRAATARPRSAEQARDLMAAIVNGTRQGRKPLPAEESGAGNPASDGASPDEQEG; translated from the coding sequence ATGTTCAGAGCGAGGCTCGGTGTCCGCGCCCGAATCCTGGCCATCGCGCTCATCCCGAGTCTGACCCTGTTGGTGGCCGGTGTGGGTGCGACGGGCTATCTGATCGACCAGGGACAGCACAACCGGCAGGTGACCGAGGCATTACGCGACGTCTCGGGTCCCACTCGCGACGTGTACGAGGTGGTTCAGAACGAACGCAGGCTGACGCTGGCTCATCTGGCCGGTGATCCCGGCGCCGCCGACGCCCTCGCCGCCGTCCGGCCCAACACCGAACAGGCGTTGCGTGATCTGGTCACCGGCGCACAGCGGATCCGCGAACTGCAGCCGGCCGAGATCACCGACGACGTCGGCTCCTTCACCACACTCACCCAGCAACTCGGCAATATTCGCGCCGCCGTCGACAAACGCGCGGTACCGACAGCCGATGCCTACACGTTCTATGTGCGGGTCCTCGACGCCTTCAACACCGGCGCACAGCTCTCCTACACCTTCGAGCAGAACCCCGCGGCGGTCGCCCAGCTCAATCTGGTCTCCCGGATCATGCACGCGCTGGAGTCGGCCTCGCGCAGCCACGCTCTGGCCGGTGCGGCCCTGCGCACCGGCAATCCGGTCGCGCTGCCCGACGAGTACATCCAGCAGACGGGCTTCTACCACACCGAAACCGCGCTGCTCACCACGCAGCTGACGCCGGAGATCGGCGATCGGATGCGTGCCCTGGTCGAGAGCCCGGAGTGGCGGCTGCTGAGCCGCACCGAGAGCACGCTCATCGCCCGCAGCATCCCGGGCGCGGAAGCCGCCGCGGGGCTGCCACCCGCACAACTGGCGGCATGGCAGGCGGCGGCCGACCACGTCAATCAGGAGATGCTGAACATCTGGGACGACCAGAATCAGCTCATGCAGGACCTATCGCTCGACGCGGCGGCCCGGACCACCTACCGGTCACTGCTGCTCGGCTTGGCCGTCCTGGTGTTCTCCGCCGCGGCCTTCGGCATCTCGCTGGTGCTGGCCAACCGGTTCATCCATCGTCTGGTCCGGTTGCGCGACCATACGCTGGCCCTGGCCGACGAGCGGCTGCCGGATATGCTCGACCGCCTCCGCGCCGGCGAAGATATCGATGAATCCGAGGCGGCGGCGAAACTCGACTTCGGCAACGACGAACTCGGCGCCGTGGCCACGGCGTTCGAGCACGCACACGCAGTGGCGGTGACCGCGGCCATCACCGAAGCCCGGACCCAGGAGGGCGTCAAGGCGATCTTCCTGAACATCGCCCATCGCAGCCAGGTCGTCGTCCACAAACAGCTGGAGATCCTCGACGACGCCGAACGACGCGAAGAGGATCCGGCCATGCTGGACCTCCTGTTCAAGCTCGACCACCTGGCCACTCGCGAACGCCGCAACGCCGAGAACCTCACCATCCTCGGCGGCGGCAAACCCGGACGGCAGTGGCGAGCGCCGGTGCCGCTGGTCGATCTGGTGCGCAGCGCGGTCGGAGAGACCCAGGACTACACCCGGGTACGCCTGGCCCGGCTGCCCGAACTGCGGATCGCCGGAAACGCGGTCGGCGACGTCATCCACCTGCTCGCCGAACTCGTGGACAACGCCACCTCCTTCTCACCGCCCCAGTCCCGAGTCCAGGTCACCGGTTCGGTTATCGGCAAGGGCGTGGCGGTGGAGATCACCGACCAGGGCATGGGCATCCCCGAGGACACCCGCGACCGGCTCAACGACCTCCTGGACAACCCGCCGAATTTCGAGGTCGCATCGCTGCAGAAGGATTCGCGGCTGGGCATCTTCGTCGTCGCGCAGCTGGCCGGCCGGCACGGTGTCTCGGTGCGGTTGTGGGAGTCGGAGTACGGCGGCGTCCGGGCCGTGGTCATCGTGCCGGCCGCCCTGCTGACCGATCCCGCGGAGGAGACCACTCCGCTGACCGGTTTGCCGCGGCCCGCGCAGCCCGGCCCGGAGGTGCCTCCCGAGGCGAGCACGGACCCGGACCCGGCGGGGTCGACTCTCGCGACCCTGCTCGCGGACCGCCCCGGGACGCCCGAACCCGCCGCGACCGCGGCTCCGGCGGATACCGCGCCCGACACCGTACCGGTCGCCCGCCCAGAAGCCGAGGAGGCGGCCGGAGAACCGGCACTGCTGCCCGACGGTCGTCCGGCTTTACCCCGCCGTAGCAGGCAGGCTAAAGTCGCACCGCGACCGGAAGTTTCGGACGCCCCGCGGGCCGCAACGGCGCGGCCCCGCTCGGCCGAACAGGCCCGGGATCTGATGGCGGCGATCGTGAACGGCACCCGGCAGGGCCGAAAGCCATTGCCCGCCGAAGAATCCGGCGCCGGGAACCCGGCGTCGGACGGCGCATCCCCGGATGAACAGGAAGGCTAA
- a CDS encoding roadblock/LC7 domain-containing protein: MSTSTQGDLNWLLDDLVERLAGVRLAVVLSTDGMLLGHSSKMDRTEAEHFAAMSSTLHGLARSAGARFEGGSVRQAVIELDRAVLFVTSAGDNACIAVQAAADANLGMVAYEMNLTVQRVGSHLSTSSRGGAESQ, translated from the coding sequence GTGTCCACTTCCACTCAAGGTGATCTGAACTGGCTGCTCGACGATCTCGTCGAGCGACTCGCGGGGGTCCGCCTGGCGGTCGTACTGTCCACCGACGGAATGCTGCTGGGTCACTCCTCGAAAATGGATCGCACCGAGGCCGAGCACTTCGCGGCGATGTCGTCCACCCTGCACGGACTGGCTCGTAGCGCCGGCGCGCGCTTCGAGGGCGGCAGCGTGCGGCAGGCGGTGATCGAACTCGACCGCGCGGTACTGTTCGTGACCTCCGCCGGCGACAACGCCTGCATCGCGGTGCAGGCCGCCGCCGACGCCAATCTCGGCATGGTGGCCTATGAGATGAACCTGACCGTCCAGCGGGTCGGCAGTCATCTGTCGACCAGTTCCCGCGGCGGGGCCGAATCGCAGTAG
- a CDS encoding DUF742 domain-containing protein, which yields MTGKREPWFDDDAGPLVRPYAITRGRTVGAGHELDMLTVVVRARGAPPLRRTEPEYTDIVHLCTKAQTVAEVAAALKLPLAVTKILVGDLIGDGHLIFRAPVQMESGPGDFNILRAVLDGIRKI from the coding sequence ATGACCGGCAAACGGGAGCCATGGTTCGACGACGACGCCGGACCTCTGGTGCGGCCGTACGCCATCACCCGGGGCCGGACTGTGGGCGCCGGACACGAACTGGATATGCTCACGGTCGTGGTCAGAGCTCGTGGTGCCCCGCCGTTGCGCCGGACCGAACCCGAGTACACCGATATCGTGCACCTGTGCACAAAAGCACAAACCGTGGCGGAGGTGGCAGCCGCCTTGAAACTGCCGCTGGCGGTGACCAAGATTCTCGTCGGAGATCTGATCGGTGACGGCCATCTGATCTTCCGGGCTCCAGTGCAGATGGAGTCCGGTCCCGGCGACTTCAACATATTGCGAGCGGTACTGGATGGAATCCGAAAAATTTGA
- a CDS encoding GTP-binding protein, whose amino-acid sequence MDPGAPALAASVKVLIAGGFGVGKTTMVASISEIPPLRTEEMITELSTGIDDLSGVESKTTTTVALDFGRITIDRDLVLYLFGTPGQDRFWFLWDELARGALGAVVLADTRRLGNSFAAIDYFERRGLPFLIAVNCFDDAPRYTIDEVRDALDLDPSIPVMLCDARDRVSAKNVLLSLIEHLIERATRTNLTTK is encoded by the coding sequence ATGGACCCCGGGGCTCCGGCTCTTGCTGCGTCGGTGAAGGTCCTCATCGCCGGTGGTTTCGGCGTCGGCAAGACCACCATGGTGGCCTCGATCAGTGAGATCCCGCCGCTACGCACCGAGGAGATGATCACCGAACTCAGTACGGGTATCGACGATCTGTCCGGTGTGGAATCCAAGACCACCACGACGGTGGCATTGGACTTCGGCCGGATCACCATCGACCGGGACCTGGTGCTGTATCTGTTCGGCACGCCCGGCCAGGACCGCTTCTGGTTCCTCTGGGACGAACTGGCCCGGGGCGCACTCGGCGCGGTGGTGCTCGCCGATACCCGGCGACTCGGCAACTCCTTCGCCGCCATCGATTATTTCGAACGGCGCGGACTGCCGTTCCTGATCGCCGTGAACTGTTTCGACGACGCGCCGCGGTACACGATCGACGAGGTGCGCGACGCTCTCGATCTCGATCCGTCGATCCCGGTGATGCTGTGCGACGCACGGGACCGTGTATCAGCGAAGAACGTGCTGCTCAGCCTGATCGAGCACCTGATCGAGCGGGCCACCCGCACGAATCTCACGACCAAGTAG
- a CDS encoding NUDIX hydrolase, producing MTEETVGELIDTVAWVLIVDGRILCARPHGKDVFYIPGGKRELGESDEQTLLREIHEELTVALVPETVVPVGVYEAFDGGARVRMSCYRADYRGVPAASSEIAELAWFDYGDRPRVPPVDQLLFDELHAAGQLTR from the coding sequence GTGACGGAGGAAACGGTCGGTGAGCTGATCGATACGGTCGCCTGGGTGCTGATAGTCGACGGACGGATCCTGTGCGCTCGACCCCACGGCAAGGATGTGTTCTACATCCCGGGCGGGAAGCGTGAGCTCGGTGAATCCGACGAGCAGACCCTGCTGCGCGAGATCCACGAGGAGCTCACGGTGGCGCTGGTCCCGGAAACGGTGGTGCCGGTGGGAGTGTACGAAGCGTTCGACGGTGGCGCCCGGGTCCGGATGAGCTGCTATCGCGCCGACTACCGCGGAGTGCCGGCCGCGAGCAGTGAAATAGCCGAACTCGCATGGTTCGACTACGGTGATCGGCCGCGGGTGCCGCCGGTGGACCAGCTGCTCTTCGACGAGCTGCACGCGGCGGGACAACTGACCCGTTGA
- a CDS encoding Rv3143 family two-component system response regulator: MADANPPAALRVLVYSNDADTRSQVMLALGRRPHPDLPPLEYLEVATAPVVLERMDAGAADLAVLDGESAPVGGMGLAKQLKDEIDGCPPLVVLTGRADDAWLANWSRAEAVASHPIDPLRLTEIVVGLLRRLPAA, from the coding sequence GTGGCCGATGCGAATCCTCCCGCCGCGCTGCGGGTCCTGGTCTACAGCAACGACGCCGACACCCGGAGCCAGGTGATGCTGGCACTCGGGCGCCGTCCGCATCCGGACCTACCGCCGCTGGAATATCTCGAGGTCGCTACGGCCCCGGTGGTATTGGAGCGCATGGACGCCGGTGCGGCGGATCTGGCCGTACTCGACGGCGAGTCGGCCCCGGTCGGCGGGATGGGCCTGGCCAAACAGCTCAAGGACGAAATCGACGGGTGCCCGCCGCTGGTCGTGCTCACCGGCCGCGCCGACGACGCGTGGCTGGCGAACTGGTCCCGGGCCGAGGCAGTGGCCTCCCATCCGATCGACCCACTGCGGCTCACCGAGATCGTGGTCGGTCTGCTCCGTCGACTCCCCGCGGCCTGA
- a CDS encoding NADH-quinone oxidoreductase subunit A produces the protein MNTELPILVLGAVAAAFAVISILIAGLIGPKRYNRAKLEPYECGIEPTPHAVAGGVGGTTGQRFPVKYYLTAMLFIIFDIEIVFLYPWAVHIDALGVFGLAAMALFIVNVSVAYAYEWRRGGLSWD, from the coding sequence GTGAACACCGAACTGCCGATACTGGTCCTCGGCGCGGTCGCCGCCGCGTTCGCGGTGATCTCGATTCTGATCGCCGGCCTCATCGGCCCCAAACGCTACAACCGCGCCAAACTGGAACCCTACGAATGCGGTATCGAACCGACACCGCACGCGGTCGCCGGTGGCGTGGGAGGCACTACCGGACAACGTTTTCCGGTGAAGTACTACCTCACCGCGATGCTGTTCATCATTTTCGACATCGAGATCGTGTTCCTCTACCCGTGGGCGGTCCATATCGACGCGCTCGGGGTGTTCGGCCTGGCCGCGATGGCACTGTTCATCGTCAACGTCTCGGTCGCCTACGCCTACGAATGGCGGCGCGGCGGCCTCAGCTGGGACTGA
- a CDS encoding NuoB/complex I 20 kDa subunit family protein, giving the protein MGLEEKLPSGFVLSTVEAMAGYMRKGSVWPATFGLACCAIEMMATGGGRFDSARFGMEVFRASPRQADLMIVAGRVSQKMAPVLRQVYDQMTEPKWVLAMGVCASSGGMFNNYAIVQGVDHVVPVDIYLPGCPPRPEMLLNAILALHEKIQETPMGVNRVEAIRAAEQAALAATPTIRMEGLLR; this is encoded by the coding sequence ATGGGTTTGGAAGAGAAACTGCCCAGTGGCTTCGTGCTCAGCACGGTCGAAGCCATGGCGGGATACATGCGCAAGGGCTCGGTCTGGCCGGCCACCTTCGGCTTGGCCTGCTGCGCCATCGAGATGATGGCCACCGGCGGCGGGCGATTCGATTCGGCGCGCTTCGGCATGGAGGTCTTCCGCGCCTCACCGCGGCAGGCGGATCTGATGATCGTGGCCGGGCGGGTGAGTCAGAAGATGGCGCCCGTGCTACGCCAGGTCTACGACCAGATGACCGAACCGAAATGGGTTCTGGCCATGGGGGTGTGCGCGTCCTCCGGCGGCATGTTCAACAACTACGCGATCGTGCAGGGCGTGGACCACGTGGTTCCCGTCGACATCTATCTACCGGGCTGCCCACCCCGGCCGGAGATGCTGCTCAACGCGATCCTCGCGCTGCACGAGAAGATCCAGGAAACCCCGATGGGGGTGAACCGCGTCGAAGCGATCCGCGCCGCGGAGCAGGCGGCGCTGGCGGCGACCCCGACCATCCGGATGGAAGGGCTGCTGCGATGA